A region from the Bacillota bacterium genome encodes:
- a CDS encoding GntR family transcriptional regulator — translation MKDQISRSSADVYEVLKQRIISLEYPPGYILNEVDIANEFSLSRTPVREAFQKLQNDRFLNIVPRIGAQVALIDFRMLKHAFEVKKELDGMCARLAAQRATHERINELERIITRLKDYDQDKDYLKIIEDDLNFHIVIWELSQNPVLIEILETLHTQAERLWNYTQQKVTNINGFIDTFELITQALKEGDKEKAEYYARAHVEAFVDQVKNELL, via the coding sequence ATGAAAGATCAAATAAGCCGGTCGTCGGCAGATGTGTATGAGGTTTTAAAACAAAGGATAATTTCCCTTGAATACCCTCCCGGATATATTCTAAATGAAGTGGACATTGCAAATGAGTTTAGTCTAAGCAGAACCCCTGTGCGTGAAGCGTTTCAGAAACTTCAAAATGACAGATTCTTAAATATTGTGCCAAGAATAGGCGCCCAGGTCGCCTTAATCGATTTCAGGATGCTCAAGCACGCCTTCGAAGTAAAGAAGGAACTGGACGGAATGTGCGCGAGATTGGCGGCTCAGAGGGCAACACATGAACGCATCAATGAGCTTGAAAGAATAATCACTAGGCTTAAAGACTACGATCAGGACAAGGACTACCTGAAGATAATAGAAGATGACCTTAACTTCCATATAGTTATTTGGGAACTCAGTCAAAATCCGGTTTTGATCGAAATACTGGAAACACTTCATACACAAGCGGAGAGATTATGGAATTATACACAGCAGAAGGTAACGAATATCAACGGCTTCATAGATACCTTCGAATTAATAACTCAGGCCTTAAAAGAAGGCGATAAAGAGAAGGCCGAGTATTATGCTCGAGCACACGTCGAGGCCTTTGTAGATCAAGTGAAAAATGAATTGCTATAG
- a CDS encoding serine dehydratase subunit alpha family protein, producing the protein MDKGIALKILKEHTFKTIGCTDPIAAGLAAARAYKEIGGDIKRIVVIMDKNVYKDAISVGIPGTMRSGLALAVALSVLYGNPDDGLELLKGINKDNIQAAEEFAKSHEICFGLKENVNGIYVEATVETSNGQARALIRNSHGNIVEVCVNGEVKNSYAINENISDPVMALKNISDVTIDDILQFVQEVDIQDIDFLLDGVRVNLNASEMGEKERAGLGTGAFYSELIRDGILSDDIINNIKRRVGAAADARMAGIDVPIFGCFGSGNHGITLFITMGMMGRHLKADREQLARALAVALLVVGIIKTRTGILTPHCGCSVAAGTGAAAGIAYMLGGSSSQIRNAVHLMMANLTGMICDGAKYGCSLKMVTAAGTAVESAYLAMKGVQVPGNNGVVGYTLGKTMDNLRTITEKGMGNVDMAVLDILLNL; encoded by the coding sequence GTGGATAAGGGTATAGCATTAAAAATACTAAAAGAGCATACTTTTAAGACTATAGGCTGTACTGATCCCATAGCAGCCGGCCTGGCCGCGGCCAGGGCCTATAAAGAAATCGGTGGAGATATTAAGAGGATAGTAGTAATAATGGACAAAAACGTTTACAAGGATGCTATATCCGTTGGTATACCCGGAACTATGAGAAGCGGACTGGCCCTAGCCGTTGCTCTATCCGTACTATACGGGAATCCGGATGATGGTCTGGAGCTACTGAAAGGAATAAACAAAGACAATATACAGGCTGCAGAGGAATTTGCTAAGAGCCATGAAATCTGTTTCGGTCTGAAAGAGAATGTCAATGGGATATATGTCGAAGCCACCGTCGAAACATCCAACGGGCAGGCCAGAGCCTTAATACGAAACAGTCATGGCAATATAGTTGAAGTATGTGTGAATGGCGAAGTGAAGAACTCATATGCAATAAATGAAAATATTTCCGACCCCGTAATGGCTCTCAAGAATATTTCAGATGTTACTATAGATGATATTTTGCAGTTTGTTCAGGAAGTGGATATTCAAGACATAGATTTTTTACTGGATGGAGTAAGGGTGAACTTAAATGCATCGGAAATGGGGGAGAAGGAGAGAGCAGGTTTAGGCACGGGAGCTTTTTATTCGGAATTGATTAGAGATGGCATCCTCAGTGATGACATTATCAATAATATAAAGCGCAGGGTCGGAGCTGCCGCTGACGCAAGAATGGCAGGAATCGATGTTCCGATATTCGGATGTTTTGGGAGCGGCAATCATGGTATAACCTTATTTATTACAATGGGAATGATGGGAAGGCATCTCAAGGCTGATAGAGAACAGCTTGCTAGGGCTTTAGCCGTTGCGCTCCTGGTGGTTGGAATCATCAAAACCAGAACTGGCATACTTACTCCCCATTGTGGGTGCTCCGTAGCAGCCGGAACGGGTGCGGCAGCAGGCATTGCATATATGCTGGGTGGAAGCAGCAGTCAAATTAGAAATGCGGTACATCTGATGATGGCAAACCTGACAGGGATGATTTGCGATGGTGCCAAATACGGATGTTCACTTAAGATGGTAACCGCCGCCGGTACTGCTGTAGAAAGCGCTTACCTGGCAATGAAGGGAGTCCAGGTACCGGGGAACAACGGAGTTGTCGGATATACTCTCGGAAAAACGATGGATAACCTCAGAACCATTACCGAGAAGGGAATGGGAAACGTTGACATGGCGGTCCTGGATATATTGCTAAACCTGTGA
- a CDS encoding sodium-dependent transporter gives MSKEFETTNGKARESWANKFGFIMATAGFAIGLGNIWRFPYMTGMNGGGAFLLVYLLVCLIICIPLFTAEISLGRKTQLTPIEGMRKLTKKGGVWTLIGWFGVISALIIMSYYLMIMGWILAYLFKIVSGQFTGVSAEQIGAAFGNFIAQPVPVAAYTLAVIVMLGLIVTRGLKDGIEKSCKIMMPLLFVFLIALAIRSLTFPGALAGLKWYLTPDISKINANVVLAALGQAFYSIGVGMAAAYVYGSYLHPTESDVPGGAATIVAFDTLAAFIAGLVIFPALFAFGLEPNAGAGLLFVTMTNLFSQIPGGSLFGGAFFFLVMLAGLTSGIGLLEAVVASVIDSYNISRKKAVWGSLAIMFVLGIPTILSCGPWANVLLFGKNFFDLADYVSGNVLLTAGALLLAIYTAFVWKFENFRDETNIGAAGFKVANWWKPFVTYLIPVAVFLIMVRGLGIF, from the coding sequence ATGTCAAAAGAATTTGAAACCACTAACGGGAAAGCCCGGGAATCCTGGGCAAATAAGTTTGGTTTCATCATGGCAACCGCAGGCTTTGCGATTGGATTGGGCAATATATGGAGATTTCCATATATGACCGGTATGAACGGTGGAGGAGCCTTCCTTTTAGTTTATCTGCTCGTTTGTCTAATAATATGTATTCCACTGTTTACAGCAGAAATCAGCCTTGGCAGAAAAACGCAGTTGACCCCAATCGAAGGTATGCGCAAGCTTACTAAAAAGGGAGGGGTCTGGACACTAATCGGCTGGTTCGGTGTTATTTCGGCATTAATAATTATGTCGTATTACCTGATGATTATGGGATGGATTTTAGCTTATCTGTTTAAAATTGTATCCGGCCAGTTTACAGGTGTGTCGGCTGAGCAGATCGGTGCAGCCTTTGGTAATTTCATTGCACAGCCTGTTCCGGTCGCTGCTTATACGCTGGCAGTAATAGTAATGCTCGGTTTGATTGTAACCCGGGGGCTCAAAGACGGTATCGAGAAATCGTGTAAGATTATGATGCCTCTGCTGTTTGTATTTTTGATAGCACTGGCGATAAGGTCTCTAACATTCCCGGGCGCGCTGGCCGGGTTAAAATGGTATCTGACCCCGGATATTTCCAAAATAAATGCAAACGTGGTGTTGGCGGCCCTAGGCCAAGCCTTTTATTCAATAGGCGTTGGGATGGCCGCAGCGTATGTTTACGGCAGCTACCTGCATCCTACCGAAAGTGATGTTCCGGGTGGGGCAGCTACAATTGTTGCCTTTGATACTCTAGCTGCTTTTATTGCAGGCTTGGTAATCTTTCCGGCACTTTTTGCCTTCGGATTAGAGCCCAACGCTGGAGCAGGGTTGCTGTTTGTAACCATGACAAACCTGTTTTCACAAATACCCGGTGGAAGTCTGTTCGGTGGAGCGTTTTTCTTTCTCGTGATGCTGGCAGGCCTGACCTCCGGTATAGGCCTGCTTGAAGCGGTAGTTGCTTCCGTTATCGATTCATATAATATCAGCAGGAAAAAGGCGGTGTGGGGATCCTTGGCAATCATGTTCGTATTGGGCATACCAACCATATTGTCTTGCGGGCCCTGGGCAAATGTGCTGCTATTTGGCAAAAATTTCTTTGACCTGGCCGACTATGTATCGGGTAACGTATTGTTAACAGCAGGAGCTTTGCTTCTGGCGATTTACACAGCCTTTGTATGGAAGTTTGAAAACTTCAGAGATGAAACAAATATCGGCGCAGCCGGTTTCAAGGTTGCCAACTGGTGGAAACCCTTTGTAACTTATCTAATTCCAGTGGCAGTATTCCTAATAATGGTTAGAGGTCTGGGGATTTTCTAA